The genome window AGACCTATATCCATCCTAAACCAGGTTGAATAACTTGTATACTCCATATCATTGGTTGAAGTGTGAAATCTTCCTGGACACACTGCCTGATGTCAAAATATTTAACTAGTCGTTAAGGAAACCTTATACGAtacttatatattgatatttacgggtcatttaaggattgattgtcaattttgttgcttgcattgactgatgaagaaagttaatctcgtgcaaatgaagtgaactgcgaagcagttcatgtaacatttgcacgagattaactttcttcatcagtcaatgcaagcaacaaaattgataatcaatccttatatttacgttaatcaatttaaaaatcccgctgttgaaaaaaatcaaattatatgtattcggtatcagattattatacaaatttgcagcattgtaccagttatcgtacatgtatgtacagctacggaacagccgccagtcagttcttctcgtcaccaaggcaacacaaaatgtagttccgaaaataacttcattctttgtgCGTTGTTAAGATTAAAAACGGCGATTTCTAAATACTGTTTCTATGTACAggaattaatggcttaaatttttatcataaaaaacattatgtagcttcaaatacaaaaattgctgcgcagtactagcagtgcagtcaatgtgtaatccggttgctcgatttagcaggggtccggttttgaagaaaatgatgattgtggtgaaaatgctgaatagttggtatctaaaaataatcaaaccttttaaaattcaattgtaATTGTAGTGGAATgtaactgaatgttgtatttccgtctggtaattatttgtaattgacatttaaatgtttattaactaaacatgttgtgaaatccaacccctaGTGTCTATGGTATGTGATGCAGCCCAATAACATGGTGCTTCcggggctcaataaaacgtgttaaaatgtgggatttagtcgcagatcactggaagacttctgtgttattcttgaatgtgataacttctctgtcaaGTGGAGTTTTGGGATTAAAATgctgtataaagtaagtagagaaaacattgatttgaaatattggcggtttccaacgaccctccaATGCTGTGGGTTTCGACACACACTCACAGAATCGTTTTGTTAGGCAttaattttcactgaaatcagcctgttttgctatttttaatggaatctatcgtttctaagcttGCATGTATATCACCGCATCACATATATTGTTGGCACATTATCAAAAACCATTTGCGTTGCGATTATGCACTATTTGCGATGACAGTGGTGATTTAAATCATGCGTCCGACGGTAGCCTGTAGGGGTTCAGCATTTTTTTCCGGGGTTGAGCCTAAGTCAGCGTCTTTCACCAAAATACGTGtaaaaatatctgtataatattatattactgacaatttcTATATCACTTTCTCTAGCATTTCTGAATGTACAAAGACAGGGGCAGAAAGTTCTATGCTCATAAatgaagcggcgtaaaactaggttcaaaattgtaaacaatgtcaaaatgtattctcacgcggtcagaggtcagcgcgtgaccataagcatcttcattgggtaatgaagtgatcggagtttacaGTTTCATTTGAGATCGGGGCGAAgtgataaatgaaaatatttgtttgtaatatttaccattttcacttcgctccgcctcaatgaaactagtaaactccgatcacttcatttcccaatgaagatgctgGGTCACgtgctgacctctgaccggcgtgagaatacattttgacattgtttacattttgacctacattgtagtttttacgccgcttcagttttgaacgAACTTTCTGCGATGTGGCCTAGGCCTACcgttgtacatttagaaacacagacaagaatgcttgataaagtgatattagaaattgtcagtaatataatattatagtcgcctagagatattttacacgtattttgatGACACACTGAATTAGGCTCAAGCCCAGGTAAAAAAATGCTGAGCATAGCCTGAACCGGGgatgcttcaaagctctctatttaggcctataaatatatgcactgctgacaagtaaacaaagcatgaaattaaaactaaaagcatttatttgtttaatgtttagagAGATATCTTAATTCAAGCACAcgtaagaaaattttaacaatgttatcttcaaaaagtgttaatTTGGGTTAGCGTCATGTTAGGACCGAACGCAGTGAGGTTCACCACTCATCCATAGCCtagtaggcataatcgaacgcaaatagtttaatgtgtacaatatatgtgaaacggtgtcatacatgtaagcttagaaacgatagattccatgaaaatacgctcaaataGCAAACTGGCTAATTTCAGTGACATTAAGCCTAACGAAACGATTCTGTGAGTGTCAAAATCCACGGCATtggagggtcgttggaaaccgccAACTTTTCAAATCGATGTTTTCTCTACTTACTTTTTATACCGAATTTTAATCCCCAAACTCCAGTAGACAGAGAAgtttatcacatttcaagaataacacagaagtcttccagtgatctgcgactaagTCCCGCATTTaaacacgttttattgagccccgGAAGCATGATTATTGGACTGCATCACATACTACAGACAAAAAATCACGAAATTGTATAGTagtttgattgataccgttgatcATTACGATTTAAaggcaaaacaaaaaaatgtttgtttagggttatcCGACTGACCCCCATTTTTTATCCTCccgaccgaccgaccctatGTATTTGCCAGAATAACCCTAAACACACttattttttgcctaataaGCAGATACAACATATACGGTGTACCCATACCCAAGCACCCAAAGTCACGCACCTTAAACAAATGAATTGCATAACCACTGGGGAGTTGAtggaattattttaaattagaaCATGCATATAATAAGGTTAACACACTAATGTAATAGCGATTTGaatagttctagacaaaaaaaatctttactacacaggcaaTGGCCAGGTtttggcatacaagacatccgactcctatgtatatatggaatgtaATATGGGTCACAATTCTAAGCATTAAGGTAgatccatacttttgaaaaccgcgACAATTCGAATGACACTATACCAGAAGCTTCGGTGATTGTTTTTATATCCAGAGTAGTTTCCGATATACTACGACATtctatttgacaattttttcaaCAAGTGAAAATTACCAAAATACAATAACAAATGAAGTAAATAATTCACTTCTGTaacttaaaacaataattttaaaatcagatCTCGTCTTATGTTTTTGCTTTTCTATCGTAAATGGGATTagatttgaattgtttacaccGAAAGTGGCGTTGTCGCACCGGACGAAATAGGTCAAACGATCAGCTGTTTTTTACTCCCAGCTGTTTCTTATATTCGACGTGAAATGTGTGATGGCACCCTTTCCGTTGGCACACGACGTCAAGACAACATTGCTGCAACGTGGTATTTTGGTTGCGACGTTGTGACTTGAATAATATAAGGGCGACGTTGTATCCCTGACAGTACCACGTCCGTATCAGACGTCCCTACGATGTCAGGTCGCAACATACACATTATTAAAATTCGTATTTATAAGCAGATTATTATGAAAACAAGTTCGTTTAAAgttttatgtgtatgaaaataatgaatttacaGCAACAAATCGACAATAAAGTGTTTCGTTTTTTCTTATGTTAATGCAGACAGTCATAACAGGGGGTGCAATCTACAGTTTAATTTGTAGCTTAACCACCAGGTGGCGGTACATTGCGGAAAATAAACGTCGTTAAATAACTCTAGCAATTTACaggtattttaattaattactttttttatATCGAAAAGCAGAATAGGAAAGCAGAATGATCATATTATATAAgaaatcaatattaaaaaaaaaaaacgtttttccTTGATAGGCCACATATCCTATTTTCCTTGTAGCCACAACGGTCAGAACCAGACATCTCTAATGACGTGTATTCAATTGGAGATGGCGACAACGTGAGTATTGATAATAGAAATCTTATAGAAAAACAGAATTATCATATTACAgaagaaatcaatatttaattctttttttttctttataagtCACATATTCTATAATCTAAaccatacaatatataatagcacgaaatgtttcatttatgaattattttgaatgaaCTGATTAATATCAAATTCAGCTATACGGGTGTATTGACTTCATTCGTTCAATACACAGTTGAATGCATTATTGTGATGTATGCTATTCATTGACTGTGActgtaaaacaattaaatttccTTGTAGCCACAACGGTCACAACCAGACATCTCAAATGATGTGCATTCAAAAGGAGATGATGACAACGTGAGTATTGTTGATAGAAATCTTATAGAAAAACAGAATGATAATATAAGAAATTAATGTCGCGGTCTGCACTACTGACTAATTTCACTTCTGACACCATTTGCTACACTTGTTTTTCTTTCTTGCAATCACCACAAATTCACTTGaagtaatatttacaatttatttacaaCAATATTTACAGGATGACGAAACACAGTTGATacgaaataaaacataaaatcctAAGTAACTACTTTCACAATCTCAGCGAAAAAAATTCTGTAAAATCCAGTCAAAAAAGGCCCCGGTCCCAGGGCCACAGCCCCTTTTATACTCCTACTCGATTCACATCTTTCTAGCGGGATCGCACAGAAGCGTAGAACTCGTTAGAAGTGCCAATTTTTAATTGCAGTAAATGTACATTGAATTAATAGGCATTTTGCCGCTCatgtgtttatacaggagtGAAAATAGTAGGAAATAGATGGAActagtaattttttttttacattttatggaTCGTTTTTGCATCATTGTCAAGTGGAGTTTAGATTCTTGGCTTTCGAGGGTGGTATTGCATGTACATGGTCTTGATTATATCAGGGAGGCGTCAAGCGAGGAAGTTACTATCAGTCTATCAGTAACCATGCCGGAGATGAATGAAATACCGCACTGTCGATACACCTTAGCCCCTCCTACATAATTGTCAATTAATGTATGCACCTATCACACAGTGACGGAACGCTTGGCTGCCAAACCAGTTACTGCAACCACCGCCGTCAACGGGACCGTGTCCCTTGATGTAAATAACAAAACCATTATAACTAcgtatatgtacattatataatatgatattttatatagacaCGGTCAAAGTGCTAAAGGATGAGTCGACATTGCCTAGtaataaaatttactttgtAATATTCTTGCGAGTAACAACACTATCAAGATATTTCTCCTGTAAAACCCGTAAACATAATCTCTAACCCTGATGACCCCTTTTCTCTTATTGATATCTGACTGAACTGAAATGATCACGTGACATTCCTAAATATAACTTATGTAATGTCCATGTCGACGATCCAGTTTATGCGCGTTCAGAAAATTAATGACTGTGGAGTAATGCTGAAGATGCTTTATAATGCTTATAAGACTTCCTATTggcaataaatattttgttattttcacaGTTACAGGCATTATTTTTgatcattttcattaaattccTGGACCCCAATGCACAAATATTTCAAACCTTATAGTTTCAATGCAGAGTCCCAGGCGTTTTAAACACTAACACTTTATAATGTAGAAGTTTTCAATCTTATCGTACGCGAGATGATCACTTGCTTGCTTACATGTGTATAAGTTAAACAGTACAACAGCCATGATATTGGATATTTTAAGATATTCGTAAgtagaaatcaaataatttgaCATACACAATAGAAGTATAGTGCACCCCTGATATGACCATGTCTATGAATTGACCATACAAgacataattatatgtatatcatggTTATAATTAAGACGACGTATACAATAATGAGTCAAAAAAGAGTTAATATTACTTTTACTTCGTGGCTAAATTTTAACACAGAATGCATTAATCAGTTGTGCACATACGTATAACcggatatttttttatattgatgcCATCACCAAGCCATTTGCCGGCTGAGAAAAAATTTAAGTTGTTTCAACACCGAGTacaatttgaaaattgatttcTGTACCGGATGTAACATAAAGTTCGATATTCAATACTGgtatttttaattaatgaatCGTGTCTTTTTTCATGTGAATTTTCTAAGGCCTTTTATAGTGAATATTATGAAGGAAAAACTAAAGATATAACTATTTGAAATGTTTGCTCCATATCTGTATTGATATGCAACCGTATTATAGACGTctacattaaattatttttgttgggCCCATGATCGATCGAAAATTGTTATTGCTTATAAGTGTTTCGTAGCTTCAATGTAAAGTGTCGAACACAATCGGTTTGGAGAAGGATGAAAAAATTGTAAGTATTTCTTATGCCAACGGTTATCATCTACATAATAATATCCAGTTTCATaactttaaagtaaaatttttGTTACATATAAAAAAGAGAAAGACTCCCCATTAGAATAAGAATCCACAATATGTACATTTCATATAATTGCATAGTGTTATATTAATTTCACAATTGCCATGCGGTGACCCTTCTCCGTCTATGGAATGCGTAAGTATTAACGACTTTCGTTTAAATTGGCACCATGaaatatacagatatgtttACGGACGTTAATGAAATTACCCAATTGCCCTGATTCAATTTAACCTCGCTTCATTCAATGTCTAATATAACGATGTTACAAACTAAATATAATCATCTAAAAGaattgttaattatttattattacaaaTACCAGCattatgttttataaacatgttgACTAATATCTAAcgttaaaaagtaaaataattaacTCGCAAAGGTCTTATGTCAtttgtaattgaacattcaacAACACCTCAATCTTTCTTTATTATTGCTAGTCAATGTCTATCGGAGCAAACAAGATTCAGTTTCTGAACACAGGGCTCGCACAGGCTTGAAAAGGCCTGGAATTTTGAGTGTCTGCCTTGAAAGGCCTTGaaattgatatatgatatatggCCTTGAAAGGCCTTGAAAACATGATTATAGGCCTTGAATTCTCTTAATTTATAGTCTGAGAAAAAACAATCCAGTTCGGTGATCAATTGGTGAAAAATCCTTTAGAATATCGGTAAAAATGCAGACAATAAAAGATGATTTATTAAATTCCGGATTTTTGTTTTCCGGAAGTAACCGTATATTAGTCACGCCGAGCAATCGGAGCTCCTCGGATGTAACTATCGTAAATTGACTGTTTTCCACTCGAGGAGTTCCGATTGAATGCCGAGAGACCCGGATGTTAGTGAAAAAAATAGCGGATTGTTGAACACGCTTGACAGCATGCTGATTAGTCACCGACACGCTCTGATTATTAGGTCATGGGGAAAACTATATTTAACTCTGCGTGGAAACAACAATATCCATGGGTCATTAAGGGGGAACACAAGTTTACGGCGGTGTGTACTTGCTgcaaaaaaaacccattgatTTAGGGAAGATGGGCGAGTCGGCTCTCAAATCTAATGAAAAAGGGAACAAACACCAAAAAAAACTTCACATCAACAACACACAGTGagaataatttgttatttactATCCCTCCACCGGCTACAGCCTCGACCCCACCACCGCCGTCTGCAGACTTGGCAGCCATTTCAGGTCCTAGTTCAAGTAAGACGCCGATTTGTTTCCAACAAAATCTACAGAGTCAAGTTAAACATGCTGAAATTTTGTGGACATTAATAACAATTGTTAACTCCTACAAATCTAATGAGGCGATTggtgaaatatttaaaacaatatttccaGATAGTGCAATAGCAGCCAATTTCAAATGTGGAGAACGTAAAACTGCCTATCTAACGGCGTATGGGATAGCTGAGTACCTGCGAGAACTTCTAGCTAAATATGTATGTGGAAACGGGTGTTTTGTTGTACTGTTTGACGAgagtttaaacaaaaaatcgCAAAAGGAAACAGATGGATTTTCATGTCAGATTTTGGAAGGATGACAAAGTAATAACGCGCTACATTGGGTCTGTGTTCCTAGGCCATGGAAGTGCAGATGATTTAATGCACCATTTCAATGAAGGTATAAAAGATTTGCCTGTTCATAACATTATCCAAATATCGATGGACGGTCCGAATGTGAACCTGAAGTTCTTTGAgatgataaaaaaacaaatatttaatgatCATGGTGTGACTTTGTTGAACATTGGTTCCTGTGGCTTACATGTGATGCACAATTCTTTCAAATGTGGAGTTCAGGCCTCTACTTGGGACATTTCAAGTTTAATGTCTAGTCTTTACTACCTATTCAAGGATAGTCCCGCTCGTCGTGAGGACTACCAGAAAGTCAGCGGTGAGTTAAGTTCAGATAGTAAAACTTCATTTACTAGGTTCTCATTTTGATGAATGATGgcctatattatatatatatacgtgcctttctttttttaattgattgagCAATTTTGGACAAAGTGATGGACGTCAGACTCAGGAGAAAATAATATCACCTTACACATTAATTTTCAAACTTagatataaaatgaatataatttccTTCGCTTTCCATATTTCCATTCAAATAAATACAGGCTTATTATTGGACATTTCTAAATGACATTtagatattaattatatatattcatattcaccatattatattgtatgatgttcattagattataaataatttgtttttaattatgaataaagtttgaaaattatcaTATCAAATGCAATTATCAATTCtgattttcatgattttttattGCAGGCTCAAGTGTCCTTCCCCTTAAATTTGTAAACCACAGATGGATGGAAAATGTTGGTGTGGTAGAAAGGGCACTCCTCATTTGGAAAAACATAGAAACGTATGTCAAGAAAGTACAAGAAAAGGAAGTGAACAAACCAACTTGTAAATCATATGAGGTTGTCGCTACCATGGTAAAAGACCCACTTGTGAAAGCCAAGATGGAATTCTTCCGCTACATTGCCACTCATCTCCAGCCCTTTCTCGGACATTATCAAACAGACCGCCCGATGGTGCCATTTTTGATGGCAGATCTTGGTCAGCTTGTAAGAGGCTTAATGTCCAAAGTGATCAAAGACGACGTCATGAAAGAGATTGGTCCAGAATCTACCCAGAAGTTATTCGCGCTAGACATTGATGACAAAAAGAATCAGGTCACTTACTCGAAAGTAGACTTAGGATTTTCAGCAGCAAAAGAGCTCAGACAAGCAAAGGTGTCGGATAAACAATCAATGGAGTTCAAGCTTCAAAGTAAAGACTTTGTGTTGGCAACATTGAGAAAGATTATGATGAAAAGCCCAGCAACATATAGTGTAGTTCGCTATCTGTCCATGCTGAATCCTAAGGAAATGGTTTCAAATCCAAGTTTGTGTAAGTCAAGATTGAAAAAATGCCTTGGTCATTTTGTGAGCTGTGGAAGAGTAAATGAAAGGGATTGTGACTGTATCATACAACAGTACGATGCCCTTCTACTGAACATTCCATCTATTGGCACAAGCATGTTTGCTGATTTCAACCCATATCTAGACCGACTAGATGAGTTTTTAATGACCCATTTGAAGAACCAGGAGTTTGAAAAGCTTCGAAGTTTCGTAAAACTATGTTTAGTGTTATCACATGGACAGGCAGATGTGGAGAGGGGATTTTCTGTCAATAAAAAAGTTGAAGTTGAAAATCTGAAGGAAGAGTCTGTAGTCGCACAGAGACTAATATGTGACTATGTCAAAAATGTTGGTGGTATAAAAAAGTGACAGTATCTACAGATATGGTTCGTAGTTGTGCACAAGCCAGATCAAAATACGAAGCTCATTTAACAAGTCAAAAAGCAGCAGCTAAAACGAAAACGGAAAAACGAAAGAGAAAGATGGTTGAGGACTCCATTACAGAACTCCAAAAACAAGCAAAGCAAGCTAAACTTGACAATGATGAGTTGACTAAAAATGCAGACAAGTATTCTATTATGGCTGAGAAGGAAAGGAACCTTTCCTACATAGCAAATGCCAACTCTTTTCGAGAAAAAGCCAAAGAAAAAGCAAAATGTGTTAAAACTgttgaagaaaaaatccaatTCAAGTTAGAGGAATTGAAGCATCTGTAAATCTTATTTAGCATATTAAAGTTAACAACAGAAGAGTATGgctttttagtttttatttgtaatgACGTGTATTACTCAAAAGGTTTGtcgaaatatgtttattttcttgTCAATTCTTATGCTTGGAATAGCCTTGAATTTTATCATCAAAAGCCTTGAATTTAATATCTTGATTTCTGTAGAACCCTGGAACAACTCAATCAATCATTCACAAAAAGGTTGTGCCTATGCACACAAATAAAAAACCCCTATTTAATTTTTAACAGATACCATCACGTCCTTTGTCATCTGCGTACTCATGGCAACACTAAGTTAATAAAAAACCTTTGTCGTGTTTAGACAAACGATAAACACATGAAAATAAGATTTACTGATAACATTATAGATAAAAACGCGTTATATATGTTAAGTATTGGTATAATATAAATACGACATGATTTAACCTTATGAAGAAAAAACAAGAGGACCCATGGCcttaaaacaacaaagtcacacgtataaagtattggttaacgattaatataaaatcaatacTAGGAatctccttagttgaatatgtaagtttctgaaaaaggtaaatgtcatttgttgaacaaacttggtagcccttcatccaaatatggtcgaaacccattcaaggattaatataaggaggagtcagattttaaagccatttcagcaaagctcccattttggacctcggtcatactatccccatgggtcttacctcggtcctttataaaatatgattgtccttacctaaagttcccccttctgaatcaattaaaaccactatagaccaattttcattgagatcggagactgaaaccttaaaacaggaagtgggccagcggccatcttggaataccaaaatctttacgaaaatgtttgcatgttgttcggcatcaattaaaacccctatagaccaattttcattgagatcggagactgaaaccttaaaacaggaagtgggcaagcaaccatcttggaataccaaaatctttacgaaaatgtttgcatgttgttcagcatcaattaaaacccctatagaccaattttcattgagatcggagactgaaaccttaaaacaggaagtgggccagcgaccatcttggaataccaaaatctttacgaaaatgtttgcatgttgttcagcatcaattaaaacccctatagaccaattttcattgagatcggagactgaaaccttaaaacaggaagtgagccagctaaaattaagaaaatttgcccttttggggccccacccctcagttcctagggttcagaccagactcatttatataaaatataattgtgtttccccaatgatgcttcacaccaaatatggataaaattcatccaaggatggaggaggagtaggactttaaagctaaaattaagaaaatttccccatttggggccccacccctcagcccctaggggtcggaccaggctcatttgtaatatgattgtccttccccaatgatgtttcacaacaaatatggatgaaatccatccaaggatgaaggaggagaaggattttaaagctaaaattaagaaaatttccccatttggggccccacctctcagcccctaggggttggaccaggctcatttatatcaaatatgattgtccgtccccaatgatgtttcaaaccaaatatggatgaaatcaacccaagaatgaaggaggagtaggattttaaagcttaaactaagaaaatttgcccttttggggccccacccctcagcccctaggggtcggaccaggctcatttatataaaatatgattgtccttccctgatgatgtttcacaccaaatatggatgaaatccatccaaggatgaaggaggagtaggattttaaagctaaaattaagaaaatttgccctttttggggccccacccctcagcccctaggggtcggaccaggctcatttatataaaatatgattgtccttccctaatgatgtttcacaccaaatatggatgaaatccatccaaggatgaaggaggagtaggattttaaagctaaaattaagaaaatttgcccttttggggccccacccctcagcccctaggggtcggaccaggctcatttatataaaatatgattgtccttccctaataatgtttcacaccaaatatggatgaaatcaacccaaggataaaggaggagtaggatttttaagcttaaaataaggaaatttgcccttttgaggccccacccctcagcccctaggggttggaccaagctcatttatttaaaatatgattgtccttccctaatgatgcttcacaccaaatatggatgaaatccgcTTAGCcgttaaggaggagtagcgttttaaaggaaaaagtttacgcacgacggacggctcacggcggacgacgacggacgaatcacgatgactataggtcatcctgacccttcgggtcagatgacctaaaaagatataaagatttatatttactaaatatactttaaattaGTCAGATTGATTGCTctagaaataatgaaaacattaatCAATTATGATTGTGTTGTCGATGCAAAGTAAAGTGTCGGACAGAATTGACTTGGAGGAAGAAGAAAGTGTAAGTGTTTACTATACTGTTGGTCTTACTGATTTAAACACGGGCTCTTCGTACTTGCATAATTGTTTCTTCGTGTTTTTATATGTGACATCTTTTTCTGATACACTAAAGGTATGCTAATATGATAtgcttttaaaatgattaaattgaaatgtattattTCCTATAGCCTTATAAAGTTATCTTCATTTCACAGAAGAACACGTTTCGACGACATACACCTCGATTTACACACTTGGATGTTTATACCTTGAAACATAAATTGGTTATTTGTCTCGatgtaaaaaaaacttaaaatgtaaatatctgatttgttttccatttgtgactaaaataataatcaaagtGTATGAAACGTATTATGTTCACCAAGCTctataaaattgtatatatatttacagttacCCTCACCTGGTCCTTTTCCACATGAAGATGATGTAAGTATTCATAACACCGAATACATTGCAGATGTTGATTTATGTACATGAAATGAAGAATATAAGTGAATCAGTCTGTTTCATGGTATTTAACAATTACACTATTTTAAGATTGAAATTATAGgaaatataaatgcaatctggatggcagataaatattcatatatatatatccctaaCGTATGCAATTTTATTGATCTGCAATCGAACaattctttaattatttttacttgattGTCTTTCTTATccacattaaaatatattttagatatg of Argopecten irradians isolate NY chromosome 7, Ai_NY, whole genome shotgun sequence contains these proteins:
- the LOC138328218 gene encoding uncharacterized protein, with product MDFHVRFWKDDKVITRYIGSVFLGHGSADDLMHHFNEGIKDLPVHNIIQISMDGPNVNLKFFEMIKKQIFNDHGVTLLNIGSCGLHVMHNSFKCGVQASTWDISSLMSSLYYLFKDSPARREDYQKVSGSSVLPLKFVNHRWMENVGVVERALLIWKNIETYVKKVQEKEVNKPTCKSYEVVATMVKDPLVKAKMEFFRYIATHLQPFLGHYQTDRPMVPFLMADLGQLVRGLMSKVIKDDVMKEIGPESTQKLFALDIDDKKNQVTYSKVDLGFSAAKELRQAKVSDKQSMEFKLQSKDFVLATLRKIMMKSPATYSVVRYLSMLNPKEMVSNPSLCKSRLKKCLGHFVSCGRVNERDCDCIIQQYDALLLNIPSIGTSMFADFNPYLDRLDEFLMTHLKNQEFEKLRSFVKLCLVLSHGQADVERGFSVNKKVEVENLKEESVVAQRLICDYVKNVGGIKK